From the Streptomyces syringium genome, one window contains:
- the yczR gene encoding MocR-like transcription factor YczR produces the protein MADTNPFPRTDRAGRTDRTLGSRQLAAMLPDPAGARPAYRHLAQAISALILDGRVALHVRLPAERELAAALDTSRTTVTAVYDLLRASGYAHSRQGSGTWTALPEGRAPNGVTRLLGPRDTAIDLARAAPGLPEQTLVDALARITPQLAEHAHTPGYHPYGLPELRAAIAERFTRRGLTTVPEQILVTSGAQHALTLVLGLLCRPGDRVMVENPTYPNALEAMRRARLRTVSVPVTDTGWDVEIIESTLRQVVPQLAYLIPDFHNPTGCLMPDSERARVLRAASRAGTWLVIDETLADLALDAPAPQPFASHPTPGGTGQVITIGSMSKTHWGGLRIGWLRAPARLVTELAGQRVATDMGGSVLDQLLALALLPRGGELLPTRLEQLRRQRAALAAALAAHIPQWTWQLPPGGLSLWVDLGEPVASALAERALDKGVRIESGAYFATDPGIFEQRLRIPYTMPPDTLREAVHRMATVLADGLPPSPTTRRPHWVV, from the coding sequence CTCGGGAGCCGGCAGCTCGCGGCGATGCTGCCCGACCCGGCGGGGGCGAGGCCCGCCTACCGGCATCTGGCGCAGGCCATCAGCGCCCTGATCCTGGACGGGCGCGTCGCGTTGCACGTCAGACTCCCCGCCGAACGGGAACTGGCGGCCGCCCTCGACACCAGCAGGACCACCGTCACCGCCGTGTACGACCTGCTGCGGGCGAGCGGTTACGCGCACAGCCGCCAGGGTTCCGGCACCTGGACGGCCCTGCCCGAGGGCCGCGCCCCCAACGGCGTCACCCGGCTCCTCGGCCCCCGGGACACCGCGATCGACCTGGCCAGGGCCGCCCCCGGCCTGCCGGAACAGACGCTCGTCGACGCCCTCGCCCGAATCACCCCTCAACTGGCCGAGCACGCGCACACTCCCGGCTACCACCCCTACGGTCTGCCGGAACTGCGCGCCGCCATCGCCGAGCGCTTCACCCGGCGGGGCCTGACCACCGTGCCGGAACAGATCCTGGTGACCTCCGGCGCCCAGCACGCGCTCACGCTCGTCCTGGGGCTGCTCTGCCGCCCCGGCGACCGGGTCATGGTCGAGAATCCGACCTACCCGAACGCGCTGGAGGCCATGCGCCGGGCCCGGCTGCGCACCGTGTCGGTCCCCGTGACCGACACCGGCTGGGATGTCGAGATCATCGAATCCACCCTGCGCCAAGTGGTGCCCCAACTGGCCTACCTGATCCCCGACTTCCACAATCCGACGGGCTGCCTCATGCCCGACAGCGAGCGTGCCCGCGTCCTGCGCGCCGCGAGCCGCGCCGGCACCTGGCTGGTCATCGACGAGACCCTGGCCGACCTCGCCCTCGACGCTCCCGCCCCGCAGCCCTTCGCCTCCCACCCCACGCCCGGCGGAACCGGCCAGGTCATCACCATAGGATCGATGAGCAAGACCCACTGGGGCGGTCTGCGCATCGGCTGGCTCCGCGCGCCCGCGCGGCTCGTCACCGAGCTCGCCGGACAGCGCGTCGCCACCGACATGGGCGGCTCGGTCCTGGATCAGCTCCTGGCCCTCGCCCTGCTGCCCCGGGGCGGGGAGCTCCTGCCGACCCGACTGGAACAACTGCGCCGGCAGCGTGCCGCCCTCGCCGCGGCCCTGGCCGCACACATCCCGCAGTGGACCTGGCAACTGCCGCCCGGCGGCCTGTCACTGTGGGTGGACCTGGGTGAACCGGTCGCCTCGGCGCTGGCCGAGCGGGCGCTGGACAAGGGAGTCCGGATCGAAAGCGGTGCCTACTTCGCCACCGACCCGGGCATTTTCGAACAACGGCTCCGGATCCCCTACACGATGCCGCCGGACACACTGCGCGAGGCCGTGCACCGCATGGCCACCGTCCTCGCCGACGGCCTTCCGCCCTCGCCCACGACCCGACGACCGCACTGGGTCGTCTGA